Below is a genomic region from bacterium.
GCGCGGAGAGCGCGCGGAAGTTTTTCCGGCGCGGCCGCGTGGGCGTCACTTCCCGCAGCGGCGGGATAACGTCAAGCATCGCGTATTATCTCGGCAAGGCGGGGATAGGATGCTCCAGCATCGTCCACGTAGGGGGGGACCCGATCGTGGGGCTGCCGCACCCGGCGATCCTGCGCAAATTCCAGGCCGACACGGATACGGACGCGGTGGTGATGTTCGGCGAGATCGGCGGGACGCAGGAGGAGGAGTGCGCGGAGATGATCCAACGGGGCGAGTTCTCGAAGCCGCTCGTGGCGTACATCGGCGGCAGGGGCGCGAAGGAGGGGACGAGATTTTCGCACGCCGGGGCGATCATCGAGGGCGGCAGGGGGACGTACGAGGGCAAGATATCGGCGCTGCGGGATGCGGGCGCGGTCATCGCGGAGAGCTACGACGGGATCCCGGAAGCGGTGGGGAGGGTGGTTAAAAGTTAATCTTCAAACTGCTCCACCGGACAAGTTTAAAATCTAAGGAAATGCAGCTTTTCCCCTACCCCCACTCCGCATCTTTCGGGCCGTCGGTGTAAATCTCGACGGTGTTGCCCATCGGATCTTTCACCGGGAAGCACCGGTAGCTGTCCTGGAACCACTGCGGCGCATCGAAATACGCCGGGACGCCCGCGTCCAGCAGGCGCGTAATGACGGGACTTCGTCGTCGTGCATACCGCCCTCGCCCATCTCGATAAAAATCCGAAACCGAAAAGTGTTAACGTCTTGATTCCGCCGGAGCAAAACGGCGGCATGTACATTTTACCCGGTTCAGTTGGAGCCCTTTTACCCCGCGAACGCGTACCCGCCGGCGTCGAACGTGGCGTTGTAAATCGCAATCGCGTCCGAAAAGTCCCCGTCGCCGTTGTCGTCCGCGAACACGTACAGCACCCAGTTTTTGGACGCGTGGTCGGGCGTCCGTCCGGCCCACACGCGGGCGATGTTCAGACCCTTCGCGTCGACCAGCTCCTTCGGCATCGGCTCGGGCCGCGCGATAGGGAAACCGCGGAACTCGGCGGTCTTGCCGGGGGCGATTTTGTACACCGACTCGCAGAATCCGCCGTACATCGGCTCGCCGTACCACATCCAGACGAAGCAAAGCCCGCCCGAAATCTCGTGAGTTTTGTTGTTCTCGACGACTATGTCGTAGCGGACGTCGTGGAAGTCGTTGAAAACGCTCGTCGGGTGCTTGCCGCCCTTGTCGTCGAGCGTGTAGAGCTGGAACTCGCTCACGCGCGCCTCGGTAGCGGCAAGCGCGGGCGCGGCGAGCGCGGCAAGCGCCAGCGCGAGGATGGCGATTCCCCTGAATGCGATTCGGTTAAGCATACGTTTATCCTCCGGAAAAAGCGAAAGTAATGTAATGAAATCCGCGCGGCCGGTCAACCGCCGCGCAATGCGCGGCCGATCCTAACCCGCGTCGATTCCGACGGATTTGGCGTACGGCGCGTTCAGGTTGTCGCCCCGCTTCCATGTTTTCCCGTCGCCCGCGAACGCAAGCGGAGAAAGCGTATTCACATCGCCGTCGAAAACGCGCTCGATGTTCGTGGGGATTTCCAGGTAGCGGTCGCGCCCCCCCCCGTCTATGAACAGCCCGATCGTCGGGATGAAGTCGCGGATCGAGCCCATCGAGTCCG
It encodes:
- a CDS encoding succinate--CoA ligase subunit alpha, translating into AESARKFFRRGRVGVTSRSGGITSSIAYYLGKAGIGCSSIVHVGGDPIVGLPHPAILRKFQADTDTDAVVMFGEIGGTQEEECAEMIQRGEFSKPLVAYIGGRGAKEGTRFSHAGAIIEGGRGTYEGKISALRDAGAVIAESYDGIPEAVGRVVKS